From the genome of Maridesulfovibrio ferrireducens, one region includes:
- a CDS encoding carbohydrate ABC transporter permease → MSKPSTATTSRFTVGSFLLYSSLFLLALFFLMPAYMAVITALKPPAEINLSTAWELPSKLHWSSFSDAFSLLKSNVVSSVILTVCATILSTVLGSLNGYVFSKWKFKGSEFIFTLFLFGMFIPYQVILIPLFQTLRAMNLYGGLPGLILAHVVYGLPITSLIFRNFYSQIPTALVESARLDGAGFFSIYTRIVFPLSIPGFVVTSLWQVTQIWNEFLWGICLTRHADNPITVGLAQLAGGQAVSWNLPMAGSLMAAAPVLAIYIFLGRYFIRGLLAGSVKE, encoded by the coding sequence ATGAGTAAACCTTCAACAGCTACCACCAGTAGATTTACAGTCGGTTCGTTTTTGCTTTACAGCTCACTTTTTTTGTTGGCACTTTTTTTTCTCATGCCCGCATACATGGCTGTGATTACAGCTTTAAAACCACCTGCTGAGATTAATTTATCCACAGCATGGGAGCTTCCTTCCAAGTTGCATTGGTCTAGTTTTTCAGACGCTTTTTCGTTGTTGAAATCCAATGTTGTAAGCTCTGTAATCCTGACCGTTTGCGCCACGATTCTTTCAACGGTGCTTGGCTCATTAAATGGTTATGTTTTCTCAAAATGGAAATTCAAGGGTAGCGAATTTATTTTTACTCTTTTTCTGTTCGGTATGTTCATTCCATATCAGGTAATTCTAATTCCTCTTTTCCAGACACTTAGAGCAATGAATTTGTACGGGGGACTTCCCGGACTGATTCTGGCTCATGTTGTTTATGGATTGCCCATTACTTCACTTATTTTTAGAAATTTTTACTCGCAAATACCTACAGCTCTGGTTGAGTCAGCCAGACTGGACGGAGCAGGTTTCTTTTCCATTTATACCCGCATTGTGTTTCCTCTTTCTATTCCGGGTTTCGTTGTAACCAGTCTTTGGCAGGTTACTCAGATTTGGAATGAATTTCTTTGGGGTATCTGTCTTACCCGTCATGCGGACAATCCCATCACAGTGGGCCTTGCCCAGCTTGCCGGAGGGCAGGCTGTCAGCTGGAATCTGCCCATGGCGGGATCACTAATGGCTGCTGCTCCGGTTCTGGCAATATATATCTTCCTCGGCCGTTATTTCATCCGCGGATTACTGGCCGGATCGGTCAAAGAGTAG
- a CDS encoding D-lyxose/D-mannose family sugar isomerase, with amino-acid sequence MKRSEINGLIIKAKEFYSKHHFNLPKWAFWGPEDWKGTGDSEVVRNLLGWDLTDYGKGDFDKLGLILFTIRNGNLKAGDAKPYAEKIMILREGQICPMHFHWSKREDIINRAGGNLIIKLYGSDENEAMSDKPLDVSVDGFIRSVEPGGEIVLEPGESICLEPGMYHSFYCEKGAGDVMVGEVSAVNDDNSDNRFYEPLPRFPEVEEDEAPIHLLVNDYAKYL; translated from the coding sequence ATGAAAAGAAGTGAAATTAACGGTCTTATCATTAAAGCAAAAGAATTTTACAGCAAGCACCATTTCAACCTTCCCAAGTGGGCTTTCTGGGGTCCTGAAGATTGGAAGGGAACAGGAGACAGTGAAGTTGTCCGTAACTTGCTCGGCTGGGATCTGACTGATTACGGCAAGGGTGATTTTGACAAATTGGGACTGATTCTCTTCACCATCCGCAACGGCAATCTCAAGGCTGGCGATGCCAAGCCATATGCTGAAAAAATCATGATTCTGCGTGAAGGTCAGATTTGCCCCATGCACTTTCATTGGTCCAAACGCGAGGACATTATTAATCGCGCAGGTGGCAATTTGATTATCAAGCTTTACGGATCAGATGAAAACGAAGCTATGTCCGACAAGCCTCTTGATGTAAGCGTGGACGGTTTTATCCGCTCCGTTGAACCGGGCGGGGAAATAGTGCTCGAACCGGGTGAAAGCATTTGTCTTGAACCGGGCATGTACCATTCCTTCTACTGCGAAAAAGGAGCCGGAGACGTCATGGTTGGAGAAGTAAGCGCTGTTAACGACGACAACTCCGACAACCGTTTTTACGAACCATTGCCGCGTTTCCCCGAAGTGGAAGAAGACGAAGCTCCCATTCATTTGTTGGTTAATGATTACGCTAAATATCTTTAA
- a CDS encoding pentapeptide repeat-containing protein, translated as MSDLIVHDNETYENEVFKSLDVSDESFRDVSFYNCRFVGSSFQFADLRGCAFEKCTFSNCNLALAKFNNTKFIGAVFNDSKLLGINWGNTGVVISASYVNCLLDSSVFSDMNLGKVKFISCSMVEASFINTKLVRVKFDDCDLKRCQFSQADLSSADFSTSRNYYMNASSNKLHKTVFSLPEAVSLLANLDIKLK; from the coding sequence ATGTCAGATTTAATTGTTCACGATAATGAGACTTATGAAAATGAAGTCTTTAAATCTTTGGATGTTAGTGATGAGTCGTTTAGGGATGTTTCTTTTTACAATTGTCGTTTTGTAGGATCGTCTTTTCAATTTGCCGACTTAAGGGGATGTGCTTTTGAAAAATGCACGTTTTCTAATTGCAATCTTGCCCTTGCTAAATTTAATAATACTAAATTTATCGGCGCAGTATTTAATGATTCTAAATTATTGGGGATCAATTGGGGCAATACGGGAGTGGTTATTAGTGCTTCTTATGTAAATTGTTTGCTTGATAGTTCTGTTTTCAGCGATATGAATCTTGGTAAAGTTAAGTTTATTTCATGTTCAATGGTCGAAGCTTCTTTTATTAATACCAAGCTGGTTCGTGTTAAATTTGATGATTGTGATCTTAAGAGATGCCAATTTAGTCAAGCGGATTTGAGTTCTGCTGATTTCAGTACTTCAAGAAATTATTATATGAATGCGAGCTCTAATAAACTTCACAAAACTGTTTTTTCATTACCGGAAGCAGTATCGCTGCTTGCAAATCTTGATATTAAGTTAAAATAG
- a CDS encoding DUF3955 domain-containing protein gives MFKHLISFKTSLFFICVSIACAIAFNTIGSTIDSEGILHEPFALIPIGWLFFLLGILVGIVCVVQWLWSKR, from the coding sequence ATGTTCAAACACCTTATTTCATTCAAAACAAGCCTGTTTTTTATATGCGTAAGCATTGCTTGCGCGATAGCATTCAATACAATTGGTTCAACAATTGACAGCGAAGGCATATTGCATGAACCCTTCGCCTTGATCCCGATAGGCTGGTTATTTTTTCTACTGGGAATTCTTGTCGGTATTGTTTGCGTTGTTCAGTGGCTGTGGAGCAAGCGGTAA
- a CDS encoding EAL and HDOD domain-containing protein yields the protein MKELGFAYYQGYFFKRPKTEVARKISSNEMLRFNLMQMLNSEDFDIGELSRTIEKDVSLSARLLNLLNSPAYGLTAKISSIKQAVVYLGGDQLRHWLRVILLTDMKQPGKSAELTRLSLQRAKVIEMLSSHSDMQESDERLFLVGLFSLLDAMLELPMHRVVQLLSALDDNIRQTLDGSETHFRPWLVLVEAMEDSDWEKVGAMAATLDLEASDIMKCYKEALDWSNTVLTCM from the coding sequence GTGAAAGAACTCGGATTTGCTTATTATCAAGGATACTTTTTCAAGCGCCCGAAAACCGAAGTTGCCCGTAAAATTTCTTCCAACGAAATGCTCCGCTTTAACCTAATGCAAATGCTCAACAGTGAAGATTTCGACATAGGAGAACTCAGCAGAACAATTGAAAAAGATGTGTCACTAAGCGCGCGTCTTCTGAATCTGTTGAATTCTCCGGCCTACGGCCTCACAGCTAAAATTTCGTCCATCAAGCAAGCTGTCGTATACCTAGGCGGAGATCAACTCAGACACTGGCTTCGTGTAATTCTTCTTACAGACATGAAACAGCCCGGAAAATCTGCGGAATTAACCCGCCTGAGTCTCCAGCGGGCCAAGGTTATCGAAATGCTCAGCTCACATTCCGACATGCAGGAAAGTGATGAACGCTTATTTCTGGTAGGCCTGTTTTCTCTACTGGACGCAATGCTCGAACTGCCGATGCACCGAGTAGTGCAACTGCTCTCAGCATTGGACGACAACATCCGTCAAACACTTGATGGAAGCGAAACCCACTTCCGGCCGTGGCTGGTTTTAGTAGAAGCGATGGAAGACTCAGATTGGGAAAAAGTAGGAGCAATGGCGGCAACTCTGGATCTTGAAGCATCCGACATAATGAAGTGTTACAAAGAAGCGCTGGACTGGTCGAATACTGTACTGACCTGCATGTAA
- a CDS encoding carbohydrate kinase, translating into MAEFLIAGLGEILWDVLADSEEIGGAPVNFAYHAGVLGADSIAVSTIGNDERGRRAIKELTRRGLNLEAVSIDQEHATGFVEASVDADGVAHYIFPNNIAWDHLTLNAKALSLAPKVDAVCFGTLAQRSETARASIHVFLNEAPQALKVYDMNLRQHFYNEKIIRLSLEKAHVLKLNDDELRTVAPMFNLSGSEQKMLSELHNKFDLKYSVLTRGGNGSLLMGEGKVVESCGVEVQNMQDTIGAGDSFTASVIIGLLQGHSLEDISDHANRLAAYVCSCKGAMPAIPDEFKLIK; encoded by the coding sequence ATGGCTGAATTTCTTATAGCCGGACTTGGTGAAATTCTTTGGGACGTACTTGCTGATTCCGAGGAAATAGGCGGTGCTCCTGTAAATTTTGCATATCATGCCGGAGTACTAGGCGCTGATTCAATTGCTGTTTCGACAATAGGCAACGATGAGCGCGGCAGACGGGCCATAAAAGAACTTACTAGGCGTGGACTAAATCTTGAGGCTGTCAGCATTGATCAGGAGCACGCGACCGGATTTGTTGAAGCAAGCGTGGATGCAGATGGCGTAGCCCACTACATTTTTCCAAACAATATAGCTTGGGATCATTTGACTCTTAATGCCAAAGCCTTAAGCCTTGCTCCGAAGGTTGATGCAGTCTGTTTTGGGACTCTTGCCCAGCGCAGTGAAACAGCACGTGCATCAATTCATGTCTTTTTAAACGAAGCACCGCAGGCCCTGAAAGTTTACGATATGAATCTTCGCCAGCACTTTTATAACGAAAAAATTATTCGACTGTCCCTTGAAAAGGCTCATGTTCTTAAACTCAATGATGATGAGCTTAGAACTGTGGCCCCTATGTTTAATCTTTCCGGCAGTGAGCAAAAGATGCTCAGCGAACTGCATAATAAATTTGATCTCAAATATTCAGTACTCACCAGAGGCGGTAATGGTAGTTTATTGATGGGCGAGGGCAAAGTGGTGGAAAGTTGCGGCGTGGAAGTGCAGAATATGCAGGATACCATCGGTGCCGGGGATTCATTCACAGCTTCGGTGATCATCGGTTTGCTACAGGGCCACAGTCTGGAAGATATCAGTGACCATGCAAATAGGCTGGCGGCTTATGTTTGCTCTTGCAAAGGGGCAATGCCTGCCATTCCGGATGAGTTCAAATTAATAAAATAA